One window of the Frigoribacterium sp. Leaf415 genome contains the following:
- a CDS encoding phosphotransferase: MDDAMPAGEVLAGGNMNAVVRQGDTILRVAGPWTPTVHRHLRYLSRAGVDGIPRPLGIEGGRERLSFVDADVPVYPLPDHVFTDEALVEGARLLRRLHDASIGFGLDGAVWQAPAKVPSEVICHNDFSPHNLAYDAAGHVVGAIDFDFASPGPRLWDLAYYATRAVPLTDRTPPNAPGMADAERRVRLLLDAYGSEATWADVLRVAIVRLHDLAEMSRDKAVELGNPQLADDADGYEREAVYLATLRD; this comes from the coding sequence GTGGACGACGCGATGCCGGCCGGCGAGGTCCTGGCCGGCGGGAACATGAACGCGGTCGTCCGACAGGGCGACACCATCCTCCGGGTGGCCGGGCCCTGGACCCCCACCGTCCACCGCCACCTGAGGTACCTGTCCCGCGCGGGCGTGGACGGCATCCCCCGGCCACTGGGCATCGAGGGCGGACGCGAACGACTCAGCTTCGTCGACGCCGACGTGCCCGTGTATCCGCTGCCCGACCACGTCTTCACCGACGAGGCCCTGGTCGAGGGAGCCCGACTGCTGCGCCGCCTCCACGACGCCAGCATCGGTTTCGGCCTCGACGGCGCCGTCTGGCAGGCCCCGGCGAAGGTGCCGTCCGAGGTGATCTGCCACAACGACTTCTCGCCGCACAACCTCGCCTACGACGCCGCCGGCCACGTCGTCGGCGCGATCGACTTCGACTTCGCCTCGCCCGGACCGCGCCTGTGGGACCTCGCCTACTACGCGACCCGTGCGGTCCCCCTCACGGACCGCACGCCGCCCAACGCCCCCGGCATGGCCGACGCCGAGCGGCGGGTGCGGCTGCTCCTCGACGCCTACGGCAGCGAGGCGACCTGGGCCGACGTGCTGCGAGTCGCGATCGTCCGGTTGCACGACCTCGCCGAGATGAGCCGCGACAAGGCGGTCGAGCTGGGCAACCCCCAGCTCGCCGACGACGCGGACGGGTACGAGCGCGAGGCCGTGTACCTGGCGACCCTGCGCGACTGA
- a CDS encoding TetR family transcriptional regulator, whose translation MQQTPARGDLTRFATEAVGGRDEKRRATSRGLADAAFRLATEKGFDGFVVEDVTALAGYSRRTFANHYSCKEDAVASVLLNKAGAAVDASDLSMLASFEGTDIDLLELLLLSAVDTQLVDYMISLRHLLRTHEPLLPYVLAVGVPMTERIGDVIALAVGPSRDTLTTSLLIHSTWGAVIAVLRGVYDPWADATTDDERVDALRAYWVTTFDRFRTGFGPLA comes from the coding sequence ATGCAGCAGACCCCAGCGCGTGGCGACCTGACCCGGTTCGCGACGGAAGCGGTCGGCGGGCGCGACGAGAAGCGTCGGGCGACGAGCCGCGGGCTCGCCGACGCGGCCTTCCGATTGGCGACCGAGAAGGGCTTCGACGGGTTCGTCGTCGAGGACGTCACCGCCTTGGCCGGTTACTCAAGGCGGACCTTCGCCAACCACTATTCGTGCAAGGAAGACGCCGTGGCCTCGGTGCTGCTCAACAAGGCGGGTGCCGCGGTCGACGCCTCGGACCTGTCCATGCTGGCCTCCTTCGAGGGCACCGACATCGATCTGCTCGAACTCCTGCTGCTGTCGGCCGTCGACACCCAGCTCGTCGACTACATGATCAGCCTCCGCCACCTTCTGCGGACCCACGAGCCCCTGCTGCCCTACGTGCTCGCCGTCGGTGTACCCATGACCGAGCGCATCGGCGACGTCATCGCCCTGGCCGTCGGCCCCTCGCGAGACACCCTGACCACGTCCCTGCTGATCCACTCGACCTGGGGTGCCGTCATCGCCGTGCTGCGCGGCGTCTACGATCCGTGGGCCGACGCGACGACCGACGACGAACGCGTCGACGCCCTGCGCGCCTACTGGGTGACGACCTTCGACCGCTTCCGCACCGGCTTCGGCCCCCTCGCCTGA
- a CDS encoding ATP-binding protein: MKRGRLRVLLGAAPGVGKTYTMLEEGARLRAEGVDVVVAVVETHGRRATAALVGDLEVVPRRAVVHRGVALDELDLEAVLARAPQLALVDELAHTNAPGSTHEKRWQDVEALLVAGIDVVSTVNVQHVDSLTDVVERITGATQRETVPDAVLRAADQVELVDLAPQALRDRLAEGVVYPADRVDAALSNYFRLGNLTALRELALLWLADEVDSALKAYRDEHGIDSTWEARERVVVALTGGPEGETLIRRGARIAARSSGGELVAVHVSAQDGLRQGAPGALAAQRALVEKLGGTYHQVVGSDVPRALVDFARGVNASQLVIGVSRRGRLAAALTGPGIGSTVIRESGRIDVHIVTHASAGRERVLPRLGGALSRRRVIAGFVLALVAGPLLTGLLAGHRSEDGIAGTVLVFQLLVVVVAVTGGIWPALLAALLSGVTLDLFFIAPIYQLTIAEPLHLAALVLYVLNAAIVSYVVDQAARRSRAAARALAETELLATVAGSVLRGQDALQALIGRTREALGMTRVRVVQGGVQIGEARLADDGRPAPGSPAETTTSIAAGADATLELTGPALQAADRRLLDVVAAQVEAALEHSELSRAAGQVAPLAEVDRMRSALLAAVGHDLRRPLAAATAAVSGLRQTDVAWSDADRDELLSTAHESLDSLSTLVTDLLDVSRVQAGALAVTPADVDLDEVVLGALDELGLGPADVELALRATVPPVRADAVLLQRVVVNLLDNALRHSPPDAGVRISTSAFGDRVELRVVDRGPGVPVERRDEIMVAFQRLGDTDNGTGLGLGLALSKGFVEAMGGTLALDDTPGGGLTMVVGLPVAGPQVAEPQEAGPQVAGHAGPTGATGDDRVRSAT; this comes from the coding sequence ATGAAGCGAGGGCGGTTGCGGGTGCTGCTGGGGGCGGCACCCGGCGTGGGCAAGACGTACACGATGCTCGAAGAGGGCGCACGGCTGCGGGCGGAGGGGGTCGACGTCGTCGTGGCCGTCGTCGAGACGCACGGGCGTCGGGCGACCGCGGCACTGGTCGGCGACCTCGAGGTCGTGCCCCGCCGGGCGGTCGTGCACCGCGGCGTCGCGTTGGACGAACTCGACCTGGAGGCGGTGCTCGCGCGGGCCCCGCAGCTCGCGCTCGTCGACGAGCTCGCCCACACGAACGCCCCCGGCTCCACCCACGAGAAGCGCTGGCAGGACGTCGAGGCCCTCCTCGTCGCCGGCATCGACGTCGTCTCGACCGTCAACGTGCAGCACGTCGACTCGCTCACCGACGTGGTCGAACGCATCACCGGGGCGACCCAGCGCGAGACCGTGCCCGACGCCGTGCTCAGGGCCGCGGACCAGGTCGAACTCGTCGACCTCGCCCCACAGGCCCTGCGCGACCGGCTGGCCGAGGGCGTCGTCTACCCGGCCGACCGGGTCGACGCGGCGCTCTCGAACTACTTCCGCCTCGGCAACCTCACGGCGCTCCGCGAGCTGGCGCTGCTCTGGCTAGCCGACGAGGTCGACAGCGCGCTCAAGGCCTACCGGGACGAGCACGGCATCGACAGCACGTGGGAGGCCCGGGAGCGCGTCGTCGTCGCCCTGACCGGCGGACCCGAGGGCGAGACGTTGATCCGCCGGGGCGCCCGCATCGCCGCCCGGTCGTCCGGAGGGGAGCTCGTCGCCGTGCACGTCAGTGCCCAGGACGGCCTGCGGCAGGGAGCGCCCGGAGCCCTGGCGGCGCAGCGGGCCCTGGTCGAGAAACTCGGCGGCACGTACCACCAGGTCGTCGGCTCGGACGTGCCCCGCGCGCTCGTCGACTTCGCCCGTGGCGTGAACGCCTCGCAGCTGGTGATCGGCGTCAGCCGGCGGGGGCGCCTGGCTGCGGCGTTGACCGGGCCCGGCATCGGCTCGACCGTGATCCGCGAGTCCGGTCGCATCGACGTGCACATCGTCACCCACGCCTCGGCCGGTCGCGAGCGGGTGCTGCCGCGACTCGGCGGGGCCCTGTCGCGGCGTCGCGTGATCGCAGGCTTCGTGCTCGCCCTGGTGGCGGGGCCGCTGCTCACCGGGCTGCTGGCCGGGCACCGCTCCGAGGACGGCATCGCGGGCACGGTGCTGGTCTTCCAGCTGCTGGTCGTGGTGGTCGCCGTCACGGGAGGCATCTGGCCGGCCCTGCTCGCGGCGCTGCTCTCGGGGGTGACGCTCGACCTCTTCTTCATCGCGCCGATCTACCAGCTGACCATCGCCGAACCGCTGCACCTGGCAGCACTCGTGCTGTACGTGCTGAACGCCGCCATCGTCAGCTACGTGGTCGACCAGGCCGCCCGCCGCAGTCGCGCCGCCGCCCGGGCACTCGCCGAGACCGAGTTGCTCGCCACGGTCGCGGGCAGCGTGCTGCGCGGCCAGGACGCCCTGCAGGCCCTGATCGGGCGCACCCGCGAGGCCCTGGGCATGACCCGGGTGCGCGTCGTCCAGGGCGGGGTCCAGATCGGGGAGGCGCGGCTCGCCGACGACGGACGTCCCGCACCCGGGTCCCCGGCCGAGACCACCACGTCGATCGCCGCGGGCGCCGACGCGACCCTCGAGCTGACCGGACCGGCGCTCCAGGCAGCCGACCGGCGCCTCCTGGACGTCGTCGCCGCGCAGGTCGAGGCGGCCCTCGAGCACTCCGAGCTGAGCCGGGCCGCCGGCCAGGTCGCCCCGTTGGCCGAGGTCGACCGCATGCGCAGCGCCCTGCTCGCCGCCGTCGGCCACGACCTGCGCCGCCCCCTGGCCGCCGCCACGGCCGCCGTCAGCGGACTGCGGCAGACCGACGTCGCCTGGAGCGACGCCGACCGCGACGAGCTGCTCTCCACCGCCCACGAGAGCCTCGACTCGCTCTCGACCCTCGTCACCGACCTGCTCGACGTCAGCCGCGTGCAGGCGGGGGCGCTCGCCGTGACGCCCGCGGACGTCGACCTCGACGAGGTCGTGCTCGGCGCGCTCGACGAGCTGGGCCTGGGGCCGGCCGACGTCGAGTTGGCGCTGCGGGCGACGGTGCCGCCGGTGCGGGCCGACGCCGTGCTGCTGCAGCGCGTGGTCGTCAACCTGCTCGACAACGCCCTGCGCCACTCGCCGCCGGACGCGGGCGTCCGCATCTCGACGAGCGCCTTCGGCGACCGGGTCGAGCTGCGGGTGGTGGACCGCGGCCCCGGCGTCCCGGTCGAACGGCGGGACGAGATCATGGTCGCGTTCCAGCGGCTGGGCGACACCGACAACGGCACGGGGCTCGGGCTCGGCCTCGCGCTGAGCAAGGGATTCGTCGAGGCGATGGGCGGCACGCTCGCGCTCGACGACACCCCGGGCGGCGGGCTGACCATGGTGGTCGGGCTGCCGGTGGCCGGGCCTCAGGTGGCCGAGCCTCAGGAGGCCGGGCCTCAGGTGGCGGGGCACGCCGGGCCGACCGGGGCGACCGGGGACGATCGGGTACGGTCGGCCACGTGA
- a CDS encoding PIG-L family deacetylase: MVSFDGRAPGTPVETWEADPRLLGLPPLDGAVDPSAASRLVVLAAHPDDETLGAGGLIADAAARGVPVTVVVVTDGAASHPGSSTSAEDLVATRAEEARVAVHLLGHDVELVQWSIADGAVREARAEITERLRPLLPGPGGLLVAPWRGDGHRDHRVLGEIAAELVAEGDQAGTTLLEYPIWLWHWGSPDHPDVPWPSLRLSSLDAVADAAKRSALAAYVSQRRPLSDAPEDAPVLHPVFERHFARGREVFVVAEPASGPATEATFDRTHARRADPWRVTTRWYERRKRALTVASLPRERYGRVLEVGCSIGVLTGDLAPAADRLLALDVSSVAVQAARERLANLPHVTVEQADAAADYPSGTFDLVVLSEVGYYLAPEAFGRLVDSIVDGLADDGDVVACHWTQPEGDFRQSADDVHARLGADPRLHRVSHHVEGDFVLDVFSRDPRSVAERTGLR, from the coding sequence GTGGTGAGCTTCGACGGTCGCGCGCCGGGGACCCCGGTCGAGACCTGGGAGGCCGACCCGCGCCTCCTCGGCCTGCCGCCGCTCGACGGCGCCGTCGACCCGTCCGCGGCGTCGCGCCTCGTCGTGCTGGCCGCCCACCCCGACGACGAGACCCTCGGCGCCGGCGGGCTGATCGCCGACGCGGCCGCCCGCGGCGTCCCGGTCACGGTCGTCGTGGTCACCGACGGCGCCGCCTCGCACCCCGGCTCGAGCACGAGCGCCGAGGACCTCGTCGCGACGAGGGCCGAGGAGGCGCGGGTCGCGGTCCACCTGCTGGGTCACGACGTCGAGCTGGTGCAGTGGAGCATCGCGGACGGGGCGGTCCGCGAGGCCCGCGCCGAGATCACGGAGCGGCTGCGGCCCCTGCTGCCCGGACCGGGTGGCCTGCTCGTGGCGCCTTGGCGCGGGGACGGCCACCGGGACCACCGCGTGCTCGGCGAGATCGCCGCCGAGCTGGTGGCCGAGGGGGACCAGGCCGGCACGACGCTGCTCGAGTACCCGATCTGGCTGTGGCACTGGGGTTCGCCCGACCACCCCGACGTGCCCTGGCCGTCGCTGCGGCTGTCGTCCCTGGACGCCGTCGCCGACGCCGCGAAGCGCTCGGCCCTCGCGGCGTACGTCTCGCAACGACGACCACTCTCGGACGCGCCCGAGGACGCCCCCGTGCTGCACCCGGTGTTCGAGCGGCACTTCGCCCGCGGGCGCGAGGTGTTCGTGGTGGCCGAGCCGGCGTCGGGCCCGGCGACCGAGGCCACGTTCGACCGGACGCACGCCCGACGCGCCGACCCGTGGCGGGTCACGACGCGCTGGTACGAGCGCCGCAAGCGCGCCCTCACGGTGGCGTCGCTGCCGCGTGAGCGCTACGGCCGCGTGCTCGAGGTGGGCTGCTCGATCGGCGTCCTGACCGGCGACCTGGCCCCCGCGGCGGACCGCCTGCTGGCCCTCGACGTGTCGTCGGTCGCCGTGCAGGCCGCGCGCGAACGGCTGGCGAACCTGCCGCACGTCACGGTCGAGCAGGCCGACGCCGCCGCGGACTACCCGTCGGGCACCTTCGACCTCGTCGTGCTCAGCGAGGTCGGCTACTACCTCGCCCCCGAGGCGTTCGGACGGCTCGTGGACTCGATCGTCGACGGCCTGGCCGACGACGGCGACGTCGTCGCCTGCCACTGGACCCAGCCCGAGGGCGATTTCCGGCAGAGCGCGGACGACGTCCATGCCCGGCTGGGGGCCGACCCGCGCCTCCACCGGGTCTCGCACCACGTCGAGGGCGACTTCGTGCTCGACGTCTTCTCTCGGGACCCCCGGTCGGTCGCCGAGCGGACGGGACTGCGATGA
- a CDS encoding glycosyltransferase produces the protein MSDAHVRPAPTRPVRAVAVVVPAHDEEELVSRALDGIDVARRHTARTRPEVRVVVVLVADACTDGTVAASRAHPRVTVVEIEARGVGVARAVGVDVALDELGVPSGTLPLDAVWLACTDADSVVPPGWIDDQLDRAASGADVVIGTVRPDFADLSPRQIAAWTARHTPGRPNGHVHGANLGVRASSYRAVGGFAPIDLHEDNVLVDRLRDAGATLVASDVGEVLTSGRRDGRTSGGYAGYLAVDLLA, from the coding sequence ATGAGCGACGCCCACGTGCGCCCGGCCCCGACGCGTCCCGTGCGGGCCGTCGCGGTGGTCGTCCCCGCGCACGACGAGGAGGAACTCGTCTCGCGCGCCCTCGACGGCATCGACGTCGCCCGACGGCACACGGCCCGGACCCGTCCGGAGGTGCGGGTCGTCGTCGTCCTCGTGGCCGACGCCTGCACCGACGGCACGGTCGCGGCCTCCCGTGCGCACCCTCGCGTGACCGTCGTCGAGATCGAGGCCCGTGGGGTCGGCGTCGCCCGGGCCGTCGGAGTCGACGTCGCCCTGGACGAGCTCGGCGTCCCCTCGGGCACCCTGCCGCTCGACGCGGTGTGGCTCGCCTGCACCGACGCCGACTCGGTCGTGCCGCCGGGCTGGATCGACGACCAGCTCGACCGCGCGGCGTCGGGTGCCGACGTCGTGATCGGCACCGTCCGCCCGGACTTCGCCGACCTCTCGCCGCGCCAGATCGCGGCCTGGACCGCCCGGCACACGCCCGGGCGGCCGAACGGCCACGTGCACGGCGCCAACCTCGGCGTACGGGCCTCGTCGTACCGGGCCGTCGGCGGGTTCGCCCCGATCGACCTGCACGAGGACAACGTCCTCGTCGACCGGCTGCGCGACGCCGGCGCGACCCTCGTCGCGTCGGACGTCGGCGAGGTGCTGACCTCGGGGCGTCGCGACGGACGCACGTCGGGCGGCTACGCGGGGTACCTCGCCGTGGACCTGCTCGCCTGA
- a CDS encoding acyl-CoA dehydrogenase family protein, with protein MSTPAPARPAATVVPVTLGGAGPVVGTATALVVERLRSGAAPTVDEALDLAVELGRHGALPGLGSTADLWQALATLAAHDLGAARAVEPHLDALAILDQHAEDVAATSPETLPDEDEDDGEGSALPARARTDDSFTWGVFAAEGPGVRLEGTRRSGASGASGAWSLTGTKPWCSLAGTVDGALVTAWVGDERRLFSVDLRQPGVTVTADAWHARGLVEIPSGPVDFADVEAHEVGAPGWYLERPGFSWGGIGVAACWYGGAVGVARTLLAAAVTASSRAPERPADPHLLQALGLVDTRLADARRALVEAADLVDAGEATGEAGRLLAKRVRGTVAHACDEVLARASRALGPAPLATDAAHAKRVADLELYLRQHHGERDDASLGQTVLRDAVRDGLPTW; from the coding sequence ATGAGTACTCCTGCGCCCGCGCGCCCCGCTGCGACCGTCGTCCCGGTCACCCTGGGAGGCGCGGGCCCGGTCGTCGGGACCGCCACCGCTCTCGTCGTCGAGCGGCTGCGATCCGGTGCTGCGCCGACGGTCGACGAGGCCCTCGACCTCGCGGTCGAGCTCGGTCGACACGGCGCCCTGCCCGGACTCGGATCGACGGCCGACCTCTGGCAGGCCCTGGCCACGCTCGCCGCGCACGACCTCGGTGCGGCGCGAGCCGTCGAGCCGCACCTCGACGCGCTCGCCATCCTCGACCAGCACGCCGAGGACGTCGCCGCGACGTCCCCCGAGACCCTGCCCGACGAGGACGAGGACGATGGCGAAGGGTCCGCGCTGCCCGCCCGCGCCCGCACCGACGACTCCTTCACCTGGGGCGTGTTCGCCGCCGAAGGCCCCGGCGTCCGCCTCGAGGGCACGCGTCGCTCCGGAGCCTCCGGAGCCTCCGGCGCCTGGTCGCTGACGGGCACGAAGCCCTGGTGCTCGCTCGCGGGCACGGTCGACGGCGCCCTGGTCACCGCCTGGGTCGGCGACGAGCGTCGGTTGTTCTCGGTCGACCTCCGCCAGCCGGGCGTCACCGTCACCGCCGACGCCTGGCACGCCCGAGGCCTGGTCGAGATCCCGTCCGGCCCGGTCGACTTCGCCGACGTCGAGGCGCACGAGGTCGGTGCTCCCGGCTGGTACCTCGAGCGTCCCGGCTTCTCGTGGGGCGGCATCGGCGTCGCGGCGTGCTGGTACGGCGGCGCGGTCGGGGTGGCGCGCACGCTGCTCGCCGCGGCGGTGACCGCCTCGTCGCGCGCGCCGGAGCGCCCGGCCGACCCGCACCTCCTGCAGGCACTCGGCCTCGTCGACACGCGGCTGGCCGACGCACGCCGGGCGCTGGTCGAGGCCGCCGACCTCGTCGACGCCGGTGAGGCGACCGGTGAGGCGGGCCGGTTGCTCGCCAAGCGCGTCCGCGGGACGGTCGCGCACGCCTGCGACGAGGTGCTGGCCCGGGCGTCCCGTGCGCTCGGCCCCGCGCCGCTGGCCACCGACGCCGCCCACGCCAAGCGCGTCGCCGACCTCGAGCTCTACCTCCGCCAGCACCACGGCGAACGCGACGACGCGTCGCTGGGTCAGACGGTGCTCCGCGACGCCGTCCGCGACGGGCTCCCCACGTGGTGA